One window of Papaver somniferum cultivar HN1 chromosome 9, ASM357369v1, whole genome shotgun sequence genomic DNA carries:
- the LOC113308130 gene encoding pentatricopeptide repeat-containing protein At4g18975, chloroplastic-like isoform X1 — protein sequence MYRGMISQFNKSLSMRIASNMSASVSNSTSQCLLLRNSNSTMEVDWIAQCCRSCYSTMVQPWRQKLSTQKEMKPSAEVQNNNPAIQELPKKDLSIIDKREIGRTVSGKDKVKFLMNTLLDLEDCKETIYSTLDAWVATEQKFPTVSLKRMLIALEREHQWHRVVQVIKWMLSKGQGATMGTYGQLIRALEKDHRPEEAHIIWARKVGNNMHSVPKELCDLMISIYYQNNMFERLVKLFKCLEAYDRKPPGKSVVQKVADAYKSLGLLEEQKLVLEKYNYLLIEKSKEHPRKSEKAA from the exons atgtatAGAGGGATGATTTCTCAGTTCAATAAATCGCTCTCTATGCGGATTGCTTCAAACATGTCAGCCTCCGTATCTAATTCTACTTCTCAGTGTCTCTTGCTTAG GAATTCCAACTCAACAATGGAG GTAGATTGGATTGCTCAATGTTGCCGCAGTTGTTACAGTACCATGGTGCAACCTTGGAGGCAAAAACTTTCTACTCAGAAAGAAATGAAACCCTCAGCTGAG GTTCAAAACAACAATCCAGCTATACAAGAGCTTCCAAAGAAAGATTTGAGTATCATAGATAAGCGCGAGATTGGGAGGACTGTGTCGGGAAAAGATAAGGTCAAGTTTCTCATGAACACA CTTCTTGACCTCGAGGATTGTAAAGAAACCATCTATAGCACACTTGATGCATGGGTTGCGACAGAGCAGAAGTTCCCAACTGTCTCTCTGAAGAGAATGTTGATTGCTCTTGAAAGGGAGCACCAGTGGCATAGAGTTGTTCAG GTAATTAAGTGGATGTTAAGTAAAGGGCAAGGCGCTACGATGGGAACTTATGGCCAGTTGATACGCGCTCTAGAAAAGGACCACAGGCCAGAAGAAGCACACATCATTTGGGCTAGAAAAGTTGGTAATAATATGCATTCAGTGCCCAAGGAGTTGTGTGACCTTATGATATCGATATATTACCAGAACAACATGTTTGAAAGACTTGTAAAG CTTTTCAAGTGCCTAGAAGCATATGATCGGAAACCTCCTGGTAAATCGGTGGTGCAAAAAGTGGCTGATGCATACAAAAGTTTGGGTTTACTCGAAGAACAAAAGCTGGTATTGGAGAAGTATAACTATTTATTGATTGAAAAAAGTAAGGAGCATCCCAGGAAGTCTGAAAAAGCCGCGTGA
- the LOC113308130 gene encoding pentatricopeptide repeat-containing protein At4g18975, chloroplastic-like isoform X2 produces the protein MVQPWRQKLSTQKEMKPSAEVQNNNPAIQELPKKDLSIIDKREIGRTVSGKDKVKFLMNTLLDLEDCKETIYSTLDAWVATEQKFPTVSLKRMLIALEREHQWHRVVQVIKWMLSKGQGATMGTYGQLIRALEKDHRPEEAHIIWARKVGNNMHSVPKELCDLMISIYYQNNMFERLVKLFKCLEAYDRKPPGKSVVQKVADAYKSLGLLEEQKLVLEKYNYLLIEKSKEHPRKSEKAA, from the exons ATGGTGCAACCTTGGAGGCAAAAACTTTCTACTCAGAAAGAAATGAAACCCTCAGCTGAG GTTCAAAACAACAATCCAGCTATACAAGAGCTTCCAAAGAAAGATTTGAGTATCATAGATAAGCGCGAGATTGGGAGGACTGTGTCGGGAAAAGATAAGGTCAAGTTTCTCATGAACACA CTTCTTGACCTCGAGGATTGTAAAGAAACCATCTATAGCACACTTGATGCATGGGTTGCGACAGAGCAGAAGTTCCCAACTGTCTCTCTGAAGAGAATGTTGATTGCTCTTGAAAGGGAGCACCAGTGGCATAGAGTTGTTCAG GTAATTAAGTGGATGTTAAGTAAAGGGCAAGGCGCTACGATGGGAACTTATGGCCAGTTGATACGCGCTCTAGAAAAGGACCACAGGCCAGAAGAAGCACACATCATTTGGGCTAGAAAAGTTGGTAATAATATGCATTCAGTGCCCAAGGAGTTGTGTGACCTTATGATATCGATATATTACCAGAACAACATGTTTGAAAGACTTGTAAAG CTTTTCAAGTGCCTAGAAGCATATGATCGGAAACCTCCTGGTAAATCGGTGGTGCAAAAAGTGGCTGATGCATACAAAAGTTTGGGTTTACTCGAAGAACAAAAGCTGGTATTGGAGAAGTATAACTATTTATTGATTGAAAAAAGTAAGGAGCATCCCAGGAAGTCTGAAAAAGCCGCGTGA